The following are from one region of the Denitrobacterium detoxificans genome:
- the rpsI gene encoding 30S ribosomal protein S9, translating to MAGEAMYYGTGRRKNAVARVRLVPGTGKITVNGKDAAVYFGRQQLVDYAAAPFKVTDTVEHFDVIALCNGGGVSGQAGALRHGISRALLEAGEYRAELKKAGFLTRDSRMVERKKYGLKKARKRPQFSKR from the coding sequence ATGGCAGGTGAAGCAATGTATTACGGCACCGGCCGTAGGAAGAATGCCGTCGCTCGCGTTCGCCTGGTGCCCGGCACCGGCAAGATCACGGTGAACGGCAAGGACGCCGCTGTCTACTTCGGTCGTCAGCAGCTGGTCGATTACGCGGCCGCTCCTTTCAAGGTTACCGATACCGTTGAGCACTTCGATGTTATCGCCCTGTGCAACGGCGGTGGCGTTTCTGGTCAGGCCGGCGCTCTGCGTCACGGCATTTCCCGCGCCCTGCTCGAAGCTGGCGAATATCGCGCCGAGCTCAAGAAGGCTGGCTTCCTGACGCGCGACAGCCGTATGGTTGAGCGTAAGAAGTACGGTCTGAAGAAGGCTCGTAAGCGCCCGCAGTTCAGCAAGCGCTAG
- the rplM gene encoding 50S ribosomal protein L13: MKTYYAKPNEVEREWVLIDAEDQVLGRVATKAATILKGKNKPQYTPHVDTGDFVIIVNADKIRLTGTKAAQKEYFRHTGHPGGLKSETFAEAMQKHPERVIEHAVKGMLPKNTLGRAMGMKLKVYAGPEHPHMAQKPRQISLED; this comes from the coding sequence GTGAAGACGTATTACGCCAAGCCCAACGAAGTTGAGCGTGAGTGGGTCTTGATCGACGCTGAGGACCAGGTTCTCGGCCGCGTTGCCACCAAGGCTGCCACCATTCTCAAGGGCAAGAACAAGCCTCAGTACACCCCGCATGTCGACACCGGTGACTTCGTGATCATCGTGAACGCCGACAAGATCCGTCTGACCGGCACCAAGGCCGCTCAGAAGGAGTACTTCCGTCACACGGGTCATCCGGGTGGTCTGAAGAGCGAAACGTTCGCCGAGGCCATGCAGAAGCACCCCGAGCGCGTTATCGAGCATGCTGTTAAGGGTATGCTCCCCAAGAACACGCTGGGTCGCGCCATGGGCATGAAGCTCAAGGTTTACGCTGGTCCCGAACATCCGCATATGGCTCAGAAGCCCCGTCAGATTAGCTTGGAGGATTAA
- a CDS encoding cysteine desulfurase family protein, with amino-acid sequence MPQQIIYLDHAAATPMDPRVRAAMAPFETELFFNPSSPYAPAVSVRNAYEQARADLAHAIGGKPADIIITAGATESINLAFTCLDNPDGSASDAHVITTAIEHASVLASAKAHDHTLVGVTPTGRVLPAEIETAIKPTTRLVSVGLANNELGTIQPIRTIAEIVRAERLRRLQAGDATPLFLHCDASQGAGQTNINISSLGVDMLTCNAGKIYGPKQVGLLWAQPDVVLHALVHGGGQERNLRSGTENVAGAVGFARALTLAVEDRKFEAERLQVLRDGLQRYLTREFPQAVVSGHKKHRLPGHLHISFPGIDAERIVFLLEEKNVLVGTGAACAANKDTRSHVLEAIGMDPQLADGSLRLTLGHLSTRENTVVAAQLISAAIHSEYERMAR; translated from the coding sequence ATGCCTCAGCAGATAATCTACCTGGACCACGCCGCCGCCACACCGATGGACCCGCGTGTGCGCGCAGCCATGGCCCCCTTCGAGACCGAGTTGTTCTTCAACCCGAGCAGCCCCTATGCGCCAGCCGTTTCCGTGCGCAACGCATACGAGCAGGCTCGCGCCGACCTGGCACACGCCATCGGCGGCAAACCCGCTGACATCATCATCACGGCGGGCGCCACCGAATCCATCAACCTGGCATTCACCTGCCTGGACAACCCCGATGGAAGCGCCAGCGATGCCCATGTCATCACGACCGCCATCGAACACGCGAGCGTCCTTGCCAGCGCAAAGGCACACGACCACACCCTAGTTGGCGTAACGCCCACGGGTCGCGTGCTTCCCGCGGAAATCGAGACCGCCATCAAGCCCACAACGCGTCTGGTGAGCGTGGGTCTCGCCAACAACGAGCTGGGCACCATCCAGCCCATTCGCACCATCGCCGAAATCGTGCGCGCCGAACGTCTGCGCCGCCTGCAAGCCGGCGACGCCACTCCCCTGTTCCTGCACTGCGACGCAAGCCAGGGAGCAGGGCAAACGAACATCAACATCAGCAGCCTGGGCGTGGACATGCTCACCTGCAACGCCGGCAAAATCTACGGCCCCAAGCAAGTGGGGCTGCTGTGGGCGCAGCCCGACGTGGTCCTGCACGCCCTCGTGCACGGCGGTGGCCAGGAACGCAACCTGCGTTCGGGCACCGAAAACGTTGCCGGCGCCGTCGGGTTCGCCCGCGCGCTCACGCTGGCCGTAGAGGACCGCAAGTTCGAGGCCGAGCGCCTGCAAGTGCTGCGCGACGGGCTGCAGCGCTACCTCACGCGCGAGTTTCCGCAGGCCGTGGTGTCGGGCCACAAGAAGCACCGCCTTCCCGGGCACCTGCATATCTCGTTCCCCGGCATCGACGCCGAGCGCATCGTCTTCCTGCTGGAAGAGAAGAACGTGCTCGTAGGTACGGGCGCGGCGTGCGCGGCGAACAAGGACACGCGCAGCCACGTGCTCGAAGCCATCGGCATGGACCCGCAGCTGGCCGATGGCAGCCTGCGCCTTACGCTGGGGCATCTGTCCACGCGCGAGAACACCGTCGTGGCAGCCCAGCTCATTTCCGCGGCCATCCACAGCGAATACGAGAGGATGGCCCGATGA
- the mnmA gene encoding tRNA 2-thiouridine(34) synthase MnmA: MSKPNVLVGMSGGVDSSVSAALLLEAGFNVTGAYMKNWTLDVPGARCPWADDLAFAKRTAVRLGIDFRVYDFQEAYKRDVVDYMVAEYAAGRTPNPDVMCNQDVKFGLFLQAAEEENFDFIATGHYARTEWNALEGTDALALPQPDRHLLRAADTHKDQTYFLYRMTQHAIDRTIFPLGNFTKPQVRELAAERNLPSANKPDSQGICFVGEASIRHFLRMYVETKPGDIIHAETGKKLGAHEGAIYYTLGQRKGLNLSGGPWYVVGKDMDANVVLVSESKESLERGEREVALDRTSWVAGSAPAPGRYLARTRHTGQLTWGNLEAHDSEATFTFEEEHERVAAGQSVVLYDGDICLGGGIAR, encoded by the coding sequence ATGAGCAAGCCAAACGTACTCGTGGGCATGAGCGGCGGCGTTGATTCCAGCGTTTCCGCAGCTCTGCTTTTGGAAGCCGGATTCAACGTCACCGGCGCCTACATGAAGAACTGGACGCTCGATGTACCGGGCGCTCGTTGCCCTTGGGCCGACGATCTGGCCTTCGCGAAGCGCACGGCCGTACGGCTGGGCATCGACTTTCGCGTCTACGACTTCCAGGAAGCGTACAAGCGCGACGTGGTGGACTACATGGTGGCGGAATACGCCGCAGGTCGTACGCCCAATCCCGATGTCATGTGCAACCAGGATGTGAAATTCGGGCTCTTCCTGCAGGCAGCCGAAGAGGAGAACTTCGACTTCATCGCCACGGGACACTACGCGCGCACCGAATGGAACGCCCTCGAAGGCACGGATGCGCTCGCCTTGCCGCAGCCCGACCGCCACTTGCTTCGCGCTGCCGACACGCACAAGGACCAGACGTACTTCCTCTATCGTATGACGCAGCACGCCATCGATCGCACGATCTTCCCCTTGGGCAACTTCACGAAGCCCCAGGTGCGCGAACTGGCAGCCGAAAGGAACCTGCCCAGCGCGAACAAGCCCGACAGCCAGGGCATCTGCTTTGTGGGCGAAGCAAGCATCCGTCATTTCCTGCGCATGTACGTGGAAACGAAGCCCGGCGACATCATCCATGCCGAAACGGGAAAGAAGCTGGGCGCACACGAAGGGGCTATCTATTACACGTTGGGCCAGCGCAAGGGCCTGAACCTTTCCGGAGGACCCTGGTACGTTGTTGGCAAAGACATGGATGCGAACGTAGTGCTGGTAAGCGAAAGCAAGGAATCGCTGGAGCGCGGCGAGCGCGAGGTCGCCCTCGACCGCACGTCTTGGGTGGCCGGCAGCGCCCCCGCACCCGGCCGCTATCTTGCACGCACCCGCCATACCGGCCAGCTGACCTGGGGAAATCTGGAAGCGCACGACAGCGAGGCCACCTTCACCTTCGAGGAAGAGCACGAACGCGTGGCCGCGGGCCAATCCGTGGTGCTCTACGATGGCGACATCTGTCTAGGCGGAGGAATCGCCCGCTAA
- a CDS encoding FAD-dependent oxidoreductase, whose translation MSNISRRDLFKFGGVAAASMAGASALAACSSPKGASEKAASSAATADGLPSFFASPDAITDIAETKDYEIVVIGAGAAGVPCALSAFEKGAKVALLQKEKTAISQGNTCDSIDIANSDPAGVQACISLTTQDCCHRTRREQAELWANNSYEALKWLWDIAQKAGAQTVDTTAKWTSAIKTIDGYNVNYFAFDFGPKPYNTGNGMRDVAKYAEDQGMEIFYETPAQQLVVENGKVTGVIAKADGKYVKFNASKGVVVATGDYENDDDMMAYYNPDMANLYRKEQNKTGDGQKMMVWAGARMESVNGSKVIHDFDAGPGSMADMPFLCVKNDGTRFCNEQRSSMAVMGNFLTSEEDAGWYTQVFDSDYMTACAEWPGKLVDPEGMKAYMPEESGEKKGVYENLINTYKADTIEELGNKLGLTDVKTFVKTVERYNELAAKGVDEDMGKAAKWLAPIATPPFYGIHRHVGVSTVIHGVNVNGDMQVLDKDGKVIEGLYAIGNCAGNFFGSPDYPMTVPGLSLGRAHTQGYVVGRALADK comes from the coding sequence ATGAGTAACATTTCGAGGCGCGATCTGTTCAAGTTCGGCGGCGTGGCCGCGGCTTCCATGGCGGGCGCAAGCGCGCTTGCGGCATGCTCTTCGCCCAAGGGCGCGAGCGAGAAGGCCGCCAGCAGCGCTGCCACGGCCGACGGGCTGCCGAGCTTCTTCGCTTCTCCCGACGCCATTACCGACATCGCGGAAACCAAGGACTACGAGATCGTGGTCATCGGCGCTGGCGCCGCTGGCGTGCCCTGCGCGCTTTCCGCCTTCGAAAAGGGCGCCAAGGTCGCTCTGCTGCAGAAGGAAAAGACCGCCATCAGCCAGGGCAACACCTGCGACTCCATCGACATCGCGAACAGCGATCCGGCTGGCGTGCAGGCGTGCATCTCGCTGACCACGCAGGACTGCTGCCATCGTACGCGTCGCGAACAGGCCGAGCTGTGGGCCAACAACTCCTACGAGGCCCTGAAGTGGCTGTGGGACATCGCCCAGAAGGCCGGTGCCCAGACCGTTGATACCACCGCAAAGTGGACGAGCGCCATCAAGACCATCGATGGCTACAACGTGAACTACTTCGCGTTCGACTTCGGCCCCAAGCCCTACAACACGGGCAACGGCATGCGTGACGTGGCCAAGTACGCCGAAGACCAGGGCATGGAAATCTTCTACGAGACCCCGGCTCAGCAGCTGGTCGTGGAAAACGGCAAGGTCACGGGCGTTATCGCCAAGGCAGACGGCAAGTATGTGAAGTTCAACGCTTCCAAGGGCGTTGTCGTTGCCACGGGCGACTACGAGAACGACGACGACATGATGGCCTACTACAATCCCGACATGGCCAACCTGTACCGCAAGGAGCAGAACAAGACCGGTGACGGCCAGAAGATGATGGTGTGGGCAGGCGCTCGCATGGAATCCGTGAACGGCTCCAAGGTCATCCACGACTTCGATGCCGGCCCGGGCTCCATGGCCGACATGCCGTTCCTGTGCGTAAAGAACGACGGTACCCGTTTCTGCAACGAGCAGCGCTCGAGCATGGCCGTTATGGGCAACTTCCTCACCAGCGAGGAAGACGCTGGCTGGTACACCCAGGTGTTCGACAGCGATTACATGACCGCCTGCGCTGAGTGGCCGGGCAAGCTGGTCGATCCCGAGGGCATGAAGGCTTACATGCCCGAAGAGAGCGGCGAGAAGAAGGGCGTGTACGAGAACCTCATCAACACGTACAAGGCTGACACCATCGAGGAGCTGGGCAACAAGCTGGGCCTGACCGATGTGAAGACCTTCGTGAAGACGGTTGAGCGCTACAACGAGCTGGCCGCCAAGGGCGTTGACGAGGACATGGGCAAGGCCGCCAAGTGGCTTGCGCCGATCGCTACGCCTCCGTTCTACGGCATCCATCGTCATGTGGGCGTTTCCACGGTCATCCATGGCGTGAACGTGAACGGCGACATGCAGGTGCTCGACAAGGATGGCAAGGTCATCGAGGGTCTGTACGCCATCGGCAACTGCGCCGGCAACTTCTTCGGTAGCCCCGACTATCCCATGACGGTGCCCGGTCTTTCCCTTGGCCGTGCGCACACGCAGGGTTACGTGGTGGGTCGCGCTCTGGCCGACAAGTAG
- a CDS encoding LuxR C-terminal-related transcriptional regulator produces the protein MSEECVAVTGTDEPSGKRTWRDRLPAIPLAFLGLGIYRAWIEIVFVGSFVHYPAATFTLRDTFDFTTSGMLLICMLLAKRIGPLYRRKPVFVASAVMLALSTCGMFASIWVPEYASLLGLPCALLGGAGIGFTILLWSELYGCLNPLRVAMYYSASIIVGALIIYIFEGFKLPWLFTLTMLLPLISLALVRRSFGQLPKAELPSTTWVRFSVPWKAVLMMALYAFAYGTLEQPLYSSFFGPHSAPGTVIVACVVFGGVLMLGDKFDFNIIYRMALPLMIVALLIIPSLGFSGAVVSNLCISGGYTAMAILIMLICSNICYRYGVSAVWLFGIERGVRILLMCLGRILSWAAGTFMVGAIDGTYIVGAIGICAVLGGTLVFLSERDLSSRWGATFLDQTAATREIVQKQEVADRCHALASEYGLTTRESEVLLLLAQRKTVGIIERELFIANGTAKAHIRHIYQKLDIHSREELFEKLAIDGLQPLD, from the coding sequence ATGTCTGAAGAATGCGTTGCCGTAACCGGCACCGATGAACCGAGTGGAAAACGCACCTGGCGCGATAGATTGCCCGCCATACCCCTCGCATTTCTGGGGCTTGGTATTTACCGTGCGTGGATCGAAATCGTCTTCGTGGGGTCTTTCGTGCACTACCCCGCCGCCACGTTCACGCTACGCGATACGTTCGATTTCACCACAAGCGGCATGCTTCTCATATGCATGTTGCTGGCGAAGCGCATCGGGCCACTATACCGCCGCAAGCCCGTATTCGTGGCCAGCGCGGTTATGCTCGCCCTTTCCACCTGCGGCATGTTCGCATCCATATGGGTGCCCGAATATGCGTCGCTTCTGGGCCTGCCCTGCGCGCTGCTGGGTGGCGCAGGCATCGGTTTCACCATCCTGCTCTGGAGCGAACTCTACGGCTGCCTGAATCCCCTGCGCGTAGCCATGTACTATTCTGCCTCCATCATCGTGGGCGCCCTGATCATCTACATCTTCGAGGGCTTCAAGCTGCCCTGGCTGTTCACGCTCACAATGCTTCTACCCCTGATCTCGTTGGCGCTCGTGCGTCGCTCGTTTGGGCAGCTGCCGAAGGCCGAGCTTCCCAGTACCACCTGGGTGCGCTTCAGCGTACCGTGGAAAGCGGTACTCATGATGGCGCTCTACGCGTTCGCTTATGGCACGCTGGAACAGCCCCTGTACTCCAGTTTCTTCGGGCCGCACTCCGCGCCCGGCACCGTTATCGTGGCGTGCGTGGTATTCGGCGGCGTACTCATGCTGGGCGACAAGTTCGACTTCAACATAATCTACCGCATGGCCCTGCCCCTCATGATCGTAGCGCTGCTAATAATCCCCTCTCTGGGCTTTTCTGGTGCGGTGGTTTCCAACCTGTGCATTTCGGGCGGCTATACCGCAATGGCCATCCTCATCATGCTCATCTGCAGCAACATCTGCTACCGCTACGGCGTTTCGGCGGTATGGCTCTTCGGCATCGAACGCGGCGTGCGCATCCTGCTCATGTGCCTGGGGCGCATCCTCAGCTGGGCAGCGGGCACGTTCATGGTAGGTGCCATCGATGGCACCTACATAGTGGGAGCCATCGGCATCTGCGCCGTGCTGGGAGGCACCCTGGTGTTCCTTTCCGAGCGCGACCTTTCCAGTCGCTGGGGCGCCACGTTCCTCGACCAGACGGCCGCCACCCGCGAAATCGTGCAGAAGCAGGAAGTGGCCGACCGTTGCCACGCGCTCGCTTCGGAATACGGCCTCACCACGCGCGAGTCGGAAGTACTCCTGCTGCTGGCGCAGCGCAAGACCGTAGGCATCATAGAGCGAGAGCTGTTCATCGCAAACGGTACCGCCAAAGCGCACATCAGGCACATCTATCAGAAGCTCGACATCCATTCGCGCGAAGAGCTCTTCGAAAAGCTCGCCATCGACGGCCTCCAGCCCCTCGACTAG